Genomic window (Gadus macrocephalus chromosome 13, ASM3116895v1):
TCAAAAACAATTGAATGAGGGATAGGATTCCTTCTTGGAATAGcgcttatttgtttttttaacggCTGCTGGCATTCTAACCGATTCAGTCAACGCTGTGGAATGCTAGCTGGTTGGGTGTCCCCTCCATCCTCCTGCATCTCTGTCCCCTCATCCTCTGGTCCCCCATAGGTCTGCTGAACGCATGGAGCGCATGAGTGGCTGCCCCGGCCTTCGCTTTGCTTGCAGCTTCTTgttctgtctgtcctccccactcctctccaccaccccccccccctgcaggaaTATTGAactgcacccacacaaacaaggGCTCCCCTGCAACCGTGTGCCTGGGGATACTTTACCGTGGTACGGAGGAACCTCGGACCCGGTGGCATGCCCTTTTCCTCCATGACAGCCTGTCAACCTGCTGTTTGACTGCGGTGACCTCAAACTAATCACTATTGttgggtgttttttttcctccaacaggcactgtgtgtgtgtgtgtgtgtgtgtggttgtgttatgtgtgtgcttgtgtgtggtggtggtgttaatTGCACGTGTAGGTCTTACCCGAGATCAGCTGATTCAGTTGCCATGGTGTCAATTGCTTTGCATGACAGAACCTGGTCGCTGTATCACAGGGCTATGCTTTTAATAAGAGAATGGCTTTGTTTTAAGGCTGCTTCTGTGCTCTGAACGTAGAGGGGGAGAAACGGACGGTTTGGTCCCCGCCTCTGACCCTCACCCCGTCTCTTAAGCATGGTTCAGTCTGCGCCGGGGAGATCTCTGATGACTCGTGTCGCGTGGTCACTCGTCAGGACTCCCATCCACGTGACTTACGGTTgtcccgtctgtctctctcaccacccccctccccccagcaggCCTGGCCCACCGGCACCCAGCAGATCCTCATCCCGTCGTCTTGGCAACAGGTCCCGGGCGTGGCCATCCACGGCACGGCCCCCCCGTCGGCCGTGGTGGAGTCGCCGCTGGGAGTGCTCCACTCGGGCGTGGCCTCGCAGCAGGCCCACAGCTGGAGGTGGGTGGACCGGCCCGGTCAGCGGCTCCTCGGCTGGGACAAGGGGCAGCTCGGTGACCACGTCTCGTGTTTGTTGTCCCCCAGGAGCACAGCCCAGACCAGGTCCCAGCCGGAGAGGAAGAAGGTTAAGGCCAGGCGGGGAGAGAGCAGGAACAGGTAAGGGCAGCGTGCGTTCCGGTTCTCACACACCGAACATCACACTCATCCACACTGAAACTACGACATCCTTCCCAGGCCCCAGGCCATTCCCAATACAATAGCTGTTAGACAGACTCTTAAGGCAGATGCAAATATACCTAAAAGTAACTAGAAATAAGCATGTAAAGCAAATCTCATTAAAGTGGTATCCATGGGGAGTTTACACCCAGACTCCATAGTTTTGGCAGGGTTTCTTTATTCATGCAATATTCTCATCTTCTACCCCTTACCTGTTAGCATTCCTTGTGTGCACTTCATGCCAAATACAGCATTTTACGACTTGTATAATAGACACGATTTGTGCGGCTTCCAAGCCGACAGGCGTAAAGAGTGTGACTGATGTTCACACCGCTGTTGAATCGTACTCTTAAGTACCCACTCGATCAAATAGATCAATAACAACTTTCCCCTCCATTATAACCTGTCTCACTTAGATCTGTGTCATAGCACGGAACCAAGAGCTTAGTTTCAGACCAATAGTAAATACAGAAGCCATTAGAGCGGAAACGCCAAACCTTTGGGTTCATCGTCTGTTAAAATATCATAACATGCTTTCCTGGAGAATCTACACGGGCTCAGTGCGGTTCTTTTGGTTCTCCCTCTGTTCCACCAGGGGTCTGTCCACTACCTCACTGCTCAGCAGCAGTGAGGTGACGCCCGCGGTACTGTCCCAGCCCATCATCATCTCGGACACGCCCAGCCCTGCAGTCAGCATCATCACCATCCACAGTGACACGGACACGGAGGACGAGCGCAAGTTCCACCCCGCCAGGTGGGAACCCGAGCCCTGTTTACCCGCCTGATGTTGAGACATACAGCTCGTTGGGTTAAGGAGTAAAGCTAGACATACTAATAGGGTTTTGGTTAGTAATGGTGTGAGTGTTGGTAATAATATTAGCGTTGGATTAAAGGTGTAGGTTTAAACCTAGTCGGGTTCAAGGTTAAATGTAGGCATTGTAAGGGCGTTACAGTTAGGTTTCGGTAGTGTTTTGGGGATATCAACCACTCGCATCCAACGTTTGCAGTTGTAGCATCAGCGAGCCAATTTATCCCTCTTGTTAAGATCCACTAACcagttagagtgtgtgtgtgtgtgtgtgtgtgtgtgtgtgcgcgcgcctcAGTGTGAGCCTCAGCCAGAGGACCAACGTCATCAGCTGCGTGACGGTGCACGACTCGGACTCGTCCAACGCCAGCCCGCTGACCCCGCTGACCCCGCTGGGCCGCGGCCACCTGCCCTCCAGCGTGCTGTCCTCCCGCCAGCACGCCAGGTCCCTGGCCGTGGTGGCGCCCTCCGTCAAGGCCCCGGCGTCGGACCGGGGCGCCGGCCCCCGCCCCCGCACCGATACTGGTGAGTGAGCATGTTCTCATGTGTACTCATGTCTTCTCGTGTCTTCTCGTGTCTTCTCATGTCTTCTCATGTGTACTCATGTCTTCTCTTGTCTTCTCTTGTGTACTCATGTCTTCCCATGTGTCCTCATGTCTTCTCATGTGTACTCATGTCTTCTCGTGGCTTCTCGTGTCTTCTCGTGTCCTCATGTCTTCTCATGTCTTCTCATGTCTTCTTAGGTGTCTGCATCGATCTCCATTGTTATTTAAGCAGTAATCCACTACCAATACATTGACATACACTAGACCTAGTCAGGTTTATGTAACCCAGATGTAAGGCCAATATAATGTTTCTATAGCGACGATTATCAAATAATTTTTTGAATCTGAATCAAATAAATAACTTATTTAGTGTTTGTTAGATTAATACTAGTTGTTCTAATCTCTTGATCCCTGCTTGGCGTGTGTGTCTAAGAGTGAGCGTGGCTCTGCCCCAGCGTTGTGCTGACCCGTCTGATTCCCCTCCAGTGAACTACATGAAGCCCAAGAGGTCTGCCAACCGCCAGCCCTGCGGCTCCCGGGACGATGCTGAGCGCCAGGGGCCCGCACCCAGCCAGTCACACCCCCTGAACCTCAGCCAGGTCAGGACCCTCCAGCCCAGCCAAAAGCCCCTCCGTGTACCAGCCTAGGGCCTCTAAGACCCTCTGTACCAGCCTAGACCCTCTAAGACCCTCTGTACCAGCCTAGACCCTCTTAAGACCCTCTGTACCAGCCTAGGGCCTCTAAGACCCTCTGTACCAGCCTAGACCCTCCAAGACCCTCTGTACCAGCCTAGACCCTCTAAGACCCTCTGTACCAGCCTAGACCCTCTAAGACCCTCTGTACCAGCCTAGACCCTCTAAGACCCTCTGAACCAGCCTAGACCCTCTAAGACCCTCTGTACCAGCCTAGACCCTCTAAGACCCTCTGTACCAGCCTAGACCCTCTAAGACCCTCTGTGTACCAGCCTAGACCCTCTAAGACCCTCTGTACCAGCCTAGACCCTCTAAGACCCTCTGTACCAGCCTAGGGCCTCTAAGACCCTCTGTACCAGCCTAGACCCTCTAAGACCCTCTGTACCAGCCTAGGGCCTCTAAGACCCTCTGTACCAGCCTAGGGCCTCTAAGACCCTCTGTACCAGCCTAGGGCCTCTAAGACCCTCTGTACCAGCCTAGACCCTCTAAGACCCTCTGTACCAGCCTAGGGCCTCTAAGACCCTCTGTACCAGCCTAGGGCCTCTAAGACCCTCTGTACCAGCCTAGGGCCTCTAAGACCCTCTGTACCAGCCTAGGGCCTCTAAGACCCTCTGTACCAGCCTAGGGCCTCTAAGACCCTCTGTACCAGCCTAGGGCCTCTAAGACCCTCTGTACCAGCCTAGGGCCTCTAAGACCCTCTGTACCAGCCTAGACCCTCTAAGACCCTCTGTACCAGCCTAGGGCCTCTAAGACCCTCTGTACCAGCCTAGACCCTCTAAGACCCTCTGTGTACCAGCCTACACGGTACCTTCCAGCAGGGCAGGATGTGCGGTGTGAGCTGTATATCATACACGATAGCGCTGTACACTGCCACAggatgtgtttgtgcttgttgtTCTCGGGAGGTCTCCATTGGGCCGCTTGGGGCTCCAGGCCTGTGAAGCCTCACCTgaaccccgtctctctctgggtgtgtgtgcaggtgcagCCCGTGGTGTCCTCCTCCCAGGAGCGCCTCCGGgcgtcccaccaccaccaccaccaccaccaccactctgcCGGCTCCTCGGCCCGCCGGCAGCAGACCTTCCTCCCCGCGACCCACTTCAGCTTCCCGGACGCGTCGGCCCTGACCGCGGCCCCGGGCGCCGGCCTCTACACCTACCCGGCGTCGGCGGCGCTCTCCTCGGCCTCCCAGGCCATGGAGCAGCTCCTGGGCCACGCGCACGCCGCCGGCGGCCACGGACACTCCCCGGCCGGCTACGCCACGGCGGCCTCCTACGCCAGCGCCTCCTCGGCCCGCCGGGACGCCGCGGCCCGCAAGGACCAGGTGGCGGCCGGCCTGCTGCACGCGCTCCCGGCCGCCTACCAGCACCCCTTCGCCACCGCCTCGCCCTACGTCAGCGTGACGCCCCGCGCCGAGGCCTACGGAGCCTACCAGCTCAGCCCCCGCCGCCTGCCCCAGTACCCCTACCTATAGAGGGGGTCCCCCTGGCTGTACCCCTACCTATAGAGGGGGTCCCCCTGGCTGTACCCCTAACTATAGAGGGGGTCCCCCTGGCTGTACCCCAACCTATAGAGGGGGTCCCCCTGGCTGTACCCCAACCTATAGAGGGGGTCTCCCTGGCTGAACCCCTACCTATAGAGGGGGTCTCCCTGGCTGTACCCCTACCTATAGAGGGGTCGTCTCCATACCCTGACACATAGAGAGCTTCTCCCAGGCAgtaccagtgtttcccatacatagaccaatgtgtggctGTTAGGACTCCAcgtcttaccccccccccccccccccccgccacataTTGCTacctggtctgtgggaaacactgagtaCCCTTTCTTACCTGTATGCACCAGGTCTGTGCCCTTACCCACAGAAGGGTTCTCAAAGCGCGCCCACCCATAAAGAGGGTCACCCGCCTCGCCTCGGCAGAGGCCTCTGTCCTCGTACCCCTAGCCCCCCAGAGCTCATCCAGTACCCAGTCCTTGGCCTCGGAGGGTGGGCCTAACTCCCTCCCTCGGTCACTAAGGGAGCCCAGAAGGCTGGTCTCTAGTGCAGGGCAGTGGTCAGGGTGGAAGCACAGGGGTTATATCAACTATTAAACTGCTGCAGTTCACTATAAGAAACCCCTTTTCACCATGTCTAGTTTAAATGCTCCTTTTAAACtcatttttaatgttttatccAACATTTTGCATTATTTGACCTTGTATCGGTTTAATGATCATTTTAGGATGTGTGTTCAGTTTTTAACACCCTCTCTATTTTGTCACTCCCCATTTTattcagaagtgggatttggcGTTGTGGTATATGTTTGACACCCGTTTTGTTCAAGCTATAGGGCTTTCTGTGATAAGAGGAATACTTCCTGTAACATGACACTTTGGCTATGCCCTGAAGCCTTGCACAAAAGGCTTGTTGATCgctggcaaaaaaaacaaacagggctggcccgaattattcgaatattcgaatactcgttctgaaaattagtattcgaagcttaaatcagtattcggagcttcgttttttttttccacgtacgtgacagagcgagggaggcaaactataagcggcaccaagcagagaagcgagaggtggaggaagattatatatcttgtttcccttgactttataacacaacatcagcgggatctcgggaggaaaagtaatgcctagcgaaatgctaaccttagcttagttggttaattacgttcgctgtacagcgccaatcaactgtgactggcttgctgcagagcgtgagcgtcttggcaatacccggtcaatatattggatataatatggactcataagacaatcaatattcggtatttgttatggatttaatGTACAAagtccctgaaaagatgcacgttccaggatgaattgaaaagctcccctaacggcagaggacagctgatttggaacggaacaacagctgttcccttccacggggaaaaactaaaaactccaacttacttaggccttctaattaacgttcaaaagctattaaatcttcaacaaaatatgcagatactgtcaaaatcggttccagggagtatatatgtattattaatgttgtttttgatggtgtgtttttctggaacgagtattcgaatattcgctcggaaaaaccaacgagtattcgaagcctgaaaaatgacATTCGGGCCAGCCCCTGTCCCATGAGTTAAGTTAGTAAGTTTTATGTGAGGCACTAATCCCATGATATTTCCTGTGTTTTGGCTCATGTGTTTTGGCTGTATCACTACATTCATCACAAATAGTACTTATTTTATAATGCataaattatgttttttgtcagtGTGAGGTCGTTGAAGATTTATTCACTACCCGAGAGAAGTCCATCTGCTGAGAAAGGCATGGATGGGACCGTGatggttgtttttttatttaaaaaaatgcacaTGTGATAGTGTCACAATTAATGTACTAAGTGTTTTAGGAAGGGCGCATATGGACCTTATGCAATAGAAACATTTGAACTTCATCAACTGTGAGTGCTGAATGTATTTATCAAGTTAAACGTATAGTGATGGATTGCGTGCCCATCTTCAGGAACAAAGGAATCCTCAAGTTTTAACATGTAACGAAAATGGACTTGGGAAAGATTACTGTATCCCCTCCTCTACCCGACACTCCGAGATTACCAAAACTTCCTGGAAATACCTGCTGATCATTAGCCAGAGAATTGCTTTTTGTGGAGTATTTTCTAGattacatttatataaaaaaatatgactAGATTTCTTACTATTTTCCATGTTTTAGAAACTAGCTCATTATATTAATCAATATACTTTAGCTAGAATATCCCATTCTTTGATCCAACAGTACTAATGGATTTAATTGTAGCGTGATGTTTAAGAGGCTATAACGGCGTCATTTCTGATTTGTACCGACCCACTCGCGTGCTCCCACATACGTAAATGATGCTCTGCTGGCTTACACTGTCCAGAATGGGACGCAGTAAGCGCGGCAAGTAACATGCAAAGAACACGTACTAACACAAACTAGTATTTTTAATCAGAAACTAATTTCATTTGATGTAATCTTGTATTTATTTAACCATTCCCAATGAGTAGTACCATATTTGAATATACATGCAAAGTTTGCAAGTTGGATTTTTAAGTCTTACTCGGATGTATTGTGGTGAATGTAAACCACAACTGCATCCTGCATAATATGGTATCGCTCGTGATTATTGATGGGTTGTCTGTACGCTTAACCTACGGATGCACACTTGTCATAAGCTCTCTGTTGGAAGTACACATGGCTTTAAGTTTTGTAACGGTGTGGCAGACTTTCTCCCTCCGTCTGTGGTCAAGCAAGTTTCTCCTGGAATCCTGAAACGAAAGGCTTTTGGATTTGATCTCATCCCCATTTGTTTTCATATGTCTTGCtgttaaatgtatttttggCTGTTTATATCCCATCCTTCCATGGCATTGTTAAGAAGTTATCTGGTAGACTAATTCAGGGATAAGGTTTCAGTTCAAACTATCGTCACtgtttttcaataaaataaCCTCAAGTCCAGTGTTTGGTTTATTTACAAACTGTTTGAGTCGTATAGTAGATTGTTTGGTAACGTCAAATTGCTTGGCCTTATTACTTTACAATTTCACTGCGTTTACACACTAACTGATTTAGGTAGAACATTTTATAATATAAGGACAATTATTTAAAGTGTTTTTTTGACCTGCACCTTAAAATACACCAAGCAGGTATTCTATTGGGgattgaaaatatatatttttagctgGGATCAATAATATAACCTAACCAGGACCCTTGTAGCTATTGTCTGCGTCATGCAGCTCTTGTGTTCCCATCTTATGAGGGCCCTAAAGGGATTGCTATCACTCGCTGATCTCCCTAACCACTTACCGTGAACACCTGACGAATTGACTTTACTTTATAGACCTTCAGGTACAAGCAACGTGATGTTCAgttagctcacacacacacgcacacgcacacgcacgcacacacacacacacacacacacacacacacacacacacacacacacacacacacacacacacacacacacacgcacacgcacacaattcaGTCAATGAAGACCCCCCCCAAGTAAAATATTTAATGAAAACCTTTTTGATTCTGTCAAGGTGATTTTCTACAATTAGAGAGAAACGCATAACGTGTTCACGGTACATTTCCAAAAGTCAAATGCGCATCCATCGGAACCACCAAATGAGCTTAGAGAACTCTGAAAGGGTCCTGCCGAGCAGGGTTATTTATTCGTCACTATGAAAACTTACATTTTCACAGTTAACTGAAGAATGGAAATTTGcttaagaaaaacaaacagacacacacgtacagtgtGTCTTCTTCTATAGAAAGGCCAGTCTTCTCCTTGTGTACAATTCTTAACTTTTAAAAGTAGTTGATAAACGGTAAAAGCCATACTAAGTGCAACATAAAAATTCGTAAGCAGTGACACAAGCCTACGCGCCGGTCTGTCCCTGTGTTCCGCATTCAGTTCAGGCACGGCAACAACCGGACAAGTTATCAGAAAATAACAAGACTACTAGCTAAAGCTAGGTcttataaattaaaataaaaaaaagattaaagagAACATACTCCAGAACATGTTGGGTCTTGTGTGTCTTCTAATTTCGACCCAGATAAGACGCTAAGTCTCTATACCGGTCAGCTAAGCCAATTAAAAAGGTATTCCTTTCTAATACCAtctgtgcagacagacagggactgTCGTGGCTCATGGGTTGATCAAGAGAGGCGAGTGGAGACGAGACTATCATACTGATTGGATGGTCGTTGATCCGGAGAATATTGTACATTTGGTCTCCAGTATAAGATGTATGTTGTATTTGCCCCAAAACACGAGGCTCCTTCAGAACATGCTATGGTCGTGAAGGAGCTTACCTTTTTAAAACACAGCAGTATTGAAGTTGGCCAGCATTGCAttgtgtgcaaacacacatcaGTTGCAAGACATTTGGTTTTATATTGAACATATGAATGTACATTTTGTTTAAATGAAGATAAGAGTAACCTCAATTATGTATCGCCTAAATACAAAGCTACAGAAAGAACCCTCACTTACAGCCAAAATGTAGAGCATGACCTCATCGAGATTATGAAGTGCGGGTCCGGTatgattatttttatatattagaCTGTGTATATTATGGTCATAAAGCATACGGTATAAACTGTCAAATAGTTATCCATTGGAAATTTTAGATACAGAACagcatttttttaatcaattaaAAATCAATGATTTAAAGAAAAGTGCAAACAATGGCGTTTCTCTACATTAAGGTTGAGGTCTaaccaattttttatttttagaggCAAAAGTACAAGGGTAGGATACATTTACTCAGCTAGTTATGGTACTTCCTGGAATAAACAACACATGTATGAAGAAGATAAACAGTACAGTGCTGCACAATCAGCCCCAAGCAGAGTCAAAATATTACAATATGGACCCCTTGATGAACCCATGAGCCAAGCCCTTCTCCTGCTGCTGGGATGGCCATCTGAAAACTAAAGAGTGGATCACAAATGTCATCAACTCCTCTCAGTCTCCGGGTCCTACTGCCCCTTCGGCCCTTCGCTCCGTCCTGGGGTGGGGTCACCTTCAGGCCCGACCTTCCAAAGTctgcgttgttgttgttgttgttgttggtggaaGTGGTCGTCATGGCGAGGTGGtataaaggaaggaaggagggaggggggcaggtgTGGTAGGGGGGTCCGTCAGCATGTCAGCCTGGGCCGATCCTCCCACCTGGCCttggtgtgtgtctatctcACTTGTAGTCCACTAGCCCGCTTCGACGCTAGCCTGAGACGCGCGGAGTCCCCCCGCCGCCCTCACTCCTGGGCTATGCTCCTCAGCACGTACTTGACCGTGTAGGCGAAGGCCGCGAAGCCCACGATCACAAACAGGTTGGCCAGGGCCCCGCCCAGCAGTCCGTGGTTCCGATTGGCATGCTGCATGCCGGGGGCGGGGTTAGCGCCGCCTAGGGGGGCCGGCCCGCCGTTGAGGGCGGGGTGGCCATAGTGGGCGTGCTGGGGGTCGCCGTCGGGGACCACGtcgggcagggggaggggctgggtgCGGGCGTTCAGCTCCTCCTGGACCTTTTGCTTCTGCTTCATCTCCTAcacagcaggaggaagaggaggggaacgTCAGAGCAGCAAAGGGAAACACCAGCCACATTGAAGAGTCGGAGAGTAGAGGAGCAGGCGGGGAGCATGACAATGACTGAGTTATAAAACTTACATCCACTACATCAGGAAAGAGTTCACAGAAGACTTTGTCCTTGAGATTGAAGGTCAGACTTTGGGCAGACAGCTGTCTTTTCTaaaaacaacaaagacaagATGAGAACTTCATTCCCATTCGACACATGCTTGTGACGGGGTGACCTCAGGGTGTGGGTCCTCACTGTGTAGTCAGAGGTCTCGATGGAGCCCAGAGTGGGACCTTTCTCCACCATGAAGCTGAGCAGACCCGTGAGGATGGTGGACACCGACCAGGCCGGGTTCCACGTGTCCGGGTGGAAGTCTGTGATGGAGAGACATAGCCTGCAGAAGAACGAGACGGTGAGGCTGGGGACACGCTGTTGCAAATTAACACAGATCCTCGAGAAAAACTAAAAAAGATCTATGAATGACAGTCATACAGAATGAGCTAGCCATCAGCCACGCAACCACAATCCTCTGATGCCTTACCTTGTATTGCACTTGAATCGTCCATTTGGTGTGATCATGTAGATACTAGGAGGCTTGAATGGGAATTCCCGTGGGAATATGAGTTTTCCATGGTAATAACCTCCTGGGGATCACAGATCGCAAAGGTCAGCTCAGAAATATAGAACAAAgctagaaatattttttttttgtttaggcGGCAATCTCGAAGAACtccaacgtttttttttccaacGTCACTATCGCTGAATGAGGTGATACAGTGGTGAGTGAGCCCGTGGCCCGCGgatgaaagcccttgcatttgCAGTACTATGAATGTTACTCAAATGGGGTTGAGTCCGGCTCATACTTCATCCCAGTCTCAATTGTCACTTACCCTCATATGGTGTTTTTTCAGGACCTCTAACAAGATAGTGCCTAAAAGGAGTAAATCAAATTTATTAAATCAACCCATTTTGTATGTTTTGCATTGAATTAGAAAAATCTGAATAGAGGTCACAATGGGTGGCACAGAATTAAATAATCACACATTTTCTTATCAcataaatcaaaatcaaacacGATTGTGCAATCACAAACTCACATTCCCGTACATTCATGCATCTGTTCCATGCAAGTCAACTTGATTAAACATCCTTTTGACTCTAATGCAAATGAATACCAAATGTATTTCACTTGAACCTTCCTAGAGAGTTGTTGATGAGCGGTCTTACCATTCAAGGATATTAGAGGGGAGAGGTTCCGCACAGATGTAAGGCACAGggtctttctttattctgaggtAATCTTGTTTAAGTCGCTGAGTGGCTGTTGTTGGGGCTCTCTTGTTCCCGTTACTGTTCATCTAGAAATGGATAGAGCAAGTACGATTCCATTCACTGTCAACATATAAGCAAGgccaaatgtatatttttttcaattacaAATGTTGGATAGATCCACGGAAAGCGTAGTTTCCGTGGATCGATGGCTTACATAATTGTCATCCAACCGGAGATGCTCTTTGGCCATAACTAGAGGAAGCTGGCTCAGTCACAACCTCATAAAGGTAAGGCAAGGCAGTATGTCTTAATGATGGACACTATGGTACAACACCGTAGGGCGGCACTAGcttaggaggtagagcgggttggctggtaaccgcaaggttgctagttcgatccccggctcctcctagcgtgtgtcgaggtgtccctgagcaaggcacctaaccctaacacctaacccgacgagctggctgtcgccttgcatggctgactccgctgtcggtgtatgtatgaatgggtgattgtgtggcaatattgtaaagcgctttgggtggccactggttacagataaagcgctatataaatgcagaccatttaccaACACTAGTCTGACGTTGATTCACTCATTGATAAAGCAGCTAGCCAAGAAGCCTCCGCAGGCCACTACGATGGCATTAGGGCCTTTTACCCCTTTGCTAGACCGGGCACGCAAGAACCCGGTGCACCAGACGCGCTCCAACCCATGACCAGCCGGCCCCTCCAAACGTTGCGTTTGGCAATGCCTCCCATTCCCTTCGTATCTGACGTGTTAACGTTGGGCAGGGGATTGTGTGACGGCCTGCATGCGTTCAGGGGATTGCGCAgcgttgagggggggggggtcaagggttgAATTCCAGTTAGCTTTATGCAACGAGCAGGCAGTACAGCACCTCGATCCCGTCTGCCCGCGAGCGTTCCTACAATCCCTTGCCTCACACAATAAAGATTCCATTACAAAGTGAGGGAAAACAATGCCCTGGTCCAATTTGTTAATACATATCTTTACTAGTACTAGTAGCTTTACCCGGATACGGGTCACTTCTGGATGAAAAGGTTAAACCAATATCGCACCTCTACAGGGGGCCAGGGTCATCCTCTCTGTACCGGCATGGCTTTGGTTTCACAAAAATCCACCTTTATCGAGTATGAGGAACGCTTGGTCATACGCCTGTGATGGGTTGCATTTTTCAAAGAGCTCTGAAGTGATTGACCGCCTCACTTACGCATTGACAGGCGAGTTTTTCGACATTAAATAGATACGACTCGTAATAACAACTTCCTCATAGTCGCTTGCGGCTAACTTACCCAATAACAACGAACATAACAGGAAGGTCGTTTATATACATCACAAACACGCTTACACGGTTCTTAAATAGTAAAAACGCGTTACTTTATTAGCATGGTAGTAAGATTCTACACTGCCTACGCATTGATCGCGGTTGAGGGCTCTGTGCTACAGCGGCTGATCAACCACCTAGGCCGCGGCTACGTTAGCCTCCGAGGAGCTAGCTGTTGACGACAGCACTGTAAACGACCACCATGGAGGTGTCCGGTACGATGACCACTCGTGACATTCAACAAAGACCCACCTCTCCAGAGACCCCGATTTAGGAGAATATTGAATTCTGCCGTCCGTTGTGAAGCTGCCGTTTCTCGTTAAATCCTGAAGAGTGATACACCTTCGCCGATAACAACGACGTAGCTGGAATAACACCGTCCCCCGGAAAG
Coding sequences:
- the ube2j2 gene encoding ubiquitin-conjugating enzyme E2 J2, coding for MNSNGNKRAPTTATQRLKQDYLRIKKDPVPYICAEPLPSNILEWHYLVRGPEKTPYEGGYYHGKLIFPREFPFKPPSIYMITPNGRFKCNTRLCLSITDFHPDTWNPAWSVSTILTGLLSFMVEKGPTLGSIETSDYTKRQLSAQSLTFNLKDKVFCELFPDVVDEMKQKQKVQEELNARTQPLPLPDVVPDGDPQHAHYGHPALNGGPAPLGGANPAPGMQHANRNHGLLGGALANLFVIVGFAAFAYTVKYVLRSIAQE